A segment of the Suncus etruscus isolate mSunEtr1 chromosome 19, mSunEtr1.pri.cur, whole genome shotgun sequence genome:
ACCAGTGTGTGCACCTGCAGGAGAGGGAGAAACGGGGGCATGTTCAAACTGCCCACTGCACTGGCATGCAGCCTCCCGAACTCTGGGGTACCGAGGCTCACCTGCTCCTCCAGCCGCTGCCCCTGGGCCTCCAGGGCGTAGGACAGGGTAAGGGCTGTGGCCTGAGTGCCCGAGTACCCCGCTTCCTCCATGCAGGCCATCGTGCATAGGGCCAAGTCAGCCAGGGCTCCCTGCTCCCAGGAACTTGGGGGAACCTAGGGCAAGCAGGGAGACAGGATGTCCTTAGCACTCCTCTGCCCAGGTCCTCCCTGCTGTCTTCTGACCCCTCACTACTCACCTGATGCTGCCCCTCAAAGTCCTGTGGTTCTGAGGCACAGGGTGGGGGGCTGGGTGCCCCACAGGCTGTGGGCAGGGCCTCTCCGCCCTCTGGCTCCGTGGCAGGAGGGCCCGAGGACTGTCCCTGGCCGGCCCGGATCCCTTCAGCCAAGGCTGACAGGGTCAGTGCGCCCACAGGAGGTCTCTGGGCCCGGTTCCACAGACCCCACGCCATGGTGGCCACAGAGCCCAGCTGCTCGGCCAAGCCTGCCTGTGCTCTGGTCTTCCCGTGAAGTCGCGTCCAGGCCTGACCCAGAACAGGCCCCCGGCAGGCGGGACTTGGAGCGGGCGTGGCTGCGTGTCAAGGGGTGCTGTGGGGGCGGGCGAGAGTCATGCCCAGAGCCCTGGGCGTGGTGGCTCTGGGCGGTCAGTGCAGGGCATTCTCCACGGGTTACCAATGGCAGCCTGACACCTGGGTCTCACCGGGTCTGGGCTTGGAGATGGTCGAGAGGAGCGTTGGAAGAGCCGTGACTGGGACACTCGGTCCCCAGGGTGCCAGCCTGCCTCGCCCCAGAGGTCGGTACCCGCCCACTGCAAGCCCTGCTGATTCAGGCCCAGGGAAGCCAGGCTGGGGCCATGCCCGCTGCATTCCCAGGCTCAGCTTCTGTGACAGGCATGACGGTTGAAGAACAGCAACTACCCGGGCTCAGAGCAGTGAGGGGCACAGGGGGTCCAGGGTTGCAGAGAGGGGATGTTGCTGTCTGAGAAACGGCTAGTGGGCCCATGGATGCCCCATAAGTCCCTGAACAACACCATCACACTCAACCAGCAGTGCCACAGGTAGCAGGGAGCCGGAAGAGCCGGTTGGGCAGAATTCCTGGGCAGCGGAAGTACTCCCCACAGCAACCCCGAATCTCAGCATTCCCTCACGCCCCACTGCCGGCCTCTGTCCTGGGTGGCACTCTGGGCTCAGTGTCAGATCCGAGTGTGCCTGAAGCACTCGCTGCTGACCCTCCCGGCTGACCTACAGGAGTTGGGGGGTGGGGCCCCAGTCACAGTAACACCCagccttctctttcctttgtggGGACGCTCGAAGGGAGATACTGACCCGGAACTGAGGGGCGGTGTCCCTGGCATAGGAATAGATCCCCAAATCTTAAACACTTCCACCTCTCATAGCTTCTGGTGGGCAGGAGTAAGATCACTCCCAAACCTTTCCTGCCCTCACCAGCTCTTCAGCCTGAGAGGAGTCCAGGCTTGTGGCCACTTTGGCCACAcacaaggggtgtgtgtgtatatgtatgtgtgtgtccatGCCCTGGACAGAGCCACAGGGTGAAGAAAGACAAGAGACCATGTAGAGGGGGCAGACTCATGTTCTTTTGGGCTCATACGGGGGCCTCAGAGCGCAGCCTCTCCACAAGCGTCCGCAGCTGCTCCGACAGCACCACCTGCAGGAATAGGGGTCACTGGGAGAGTGGGACAGGTACCACAGAGTCCTCGGTGCCCCCACCTGGTCCTTAGTGTCCCACCTTGTACTCTGCCGGTTGCTGCAGCCTCAGGTGCTCCGGGCGCAACTGACCCAAGCTACGCTGGGCGAAGGCGCGGGACTCAGCCAGGGGCGGGAGAGTCTCACACAACTGAGGGGAGGGAGCGAGGGCGTGAGATGCCGGTGAGGGTGAGGCTCAGGGCCTCCTGGGTGCGGGGTGTTGCACAACTCACCTGGCCCTGCTGAAAATACACCCGGAGCAGGGGCTCGACGGAGTCCGGACACACGCTGCAGGGTTGCTGGGCACCCCGGAGCCAGACCCGCAGCTCCTGGCCGGCCTGGGGAGCTGGTTCCTTGGCCAGCTGCAGCAGGTCCATCAGGGGAGCCCCTGTGTGTGTGGATGGGGTGATTTGGGTCTGAGCAGGTCATCAGGAAGTCCCTGTGTGTGTATGCAGGGGGGGACAGGGGTAAGGCAGGGCTTCAGGCTTCAGGCCGGCCTCACCGCTGGCATCCAGGAGCCGGAAAGCACTTTTGCTCCCGGGCAGTGTCTGCTTCTCAGGGTCCTCCGTCAGCTTCATTCGAGGCTGGTCAGCTACAGACACAAGCTGTGGGAGAGGAGAGGCCCTGTCAGTGAGCCCTTCTGTGTTCACCCCATCATTGAgttccccaccaccaccttccCTGGTGCCCCCCATGCTTTTCCCACCTTGTAGACGCAGCCCAGGGAAGGTTGGCGCGGACAGGTGACCACATTTGTGCCAATCCCAATGAGATTGACTTCACTGCCCTAGGAAAGGATGGGGTTGGTTTCGCCTAGGGAGGGGTGACAGGGCCCTACTGCCTGCCCCCCTCCTGCATGACTGGTAGGACCCTAAAACCCACTGCCTGCCCTAGCCCACCAGCACTGTCCCTTCTACCTCCTGTGCCAGACGGGCCAGCTCCTTCTCATCAATGTTATTGCTGACGGCAATGAGGACCGACTCCAGCCAGGGTGCCTGGAACCTGCGGTGGGTGTCGGTATCCGCATCTCCTCAAAACCCTCCTGAGCCATGCCTGCCTGCCCCGGGGTCCTGAAGAGTCCACCACAGTCTCCCGCCCAGCACCCAGCAGGGAAGCTCCCCAGGGCTCACTGGGCTGCCAGGGTCTGGAAGACTCCGCGGATGTGCTGCGCCTGCTGCAGTAGGTCGCCGCTGTCCAGCCTTACGCCCACCGCCCGGTAGCCTAGGTCGCCCAGGGCCAGGGCCACTGCTAGGAAGTTGGGGAGGCCGCTCCTGTCGGCAAAGTCACGCATGGTGGGGCCACAGCAGGGACAGCAGTGGCAGCACTGCGGGGAAGGGAGGGTATCCCCACCTCGCACCTGCGCACGCTGTACGAGTCCAGCAGCCCCTGGAATGCCCGGGGGAAGGCCAGAGCGTAGGCCACGAAAGCTGCCCGCTCCCCCTTATGTGGCTCCTGCACTCCCAGGCCCAGCTGGGCACACACACGCTCCAGCCACATGTCCACGCGTGAGGCCAGGTCCACCTTGGGGCCGGGGCCAGAGGCCGGAGTCAGTATCTACTGGGAAGAGGCATGGTGAGGTGGGGTACACCCTTCCTTCGGGGACCCCTGCCCAACAGGCCTCATGCCTGACCCAGGTATCTGTGGGCTACTGACCGGGTCTGGGGGCACCTCAGCGCCTGAGAAGGAAGTGACGAAGGAATGTGCCAGCGTCCCAGCCACGGGCACACCCCTCAGCTGCCCGGCCAGCACGTTGCTGGTACCATCGAAGCCTGGCCAAAACATGAAGGGGGGGAATTAGGGGGGTCTGGGGACCAGGGTGGCCCTGTCCAGACTCACCTGTGCCCCCGACAGACTTACCTCCCAGGTAGCTGTACGTGGAGGCGGTCAGGCCTCCGTCGGGCCCCTGCGCACGCCTTAGTCCCATCTCCAGCAGCCGCTTTTGGGGTCCCGCGATCAGGCGCAGTCTCGCCGCGTTGGTGGCAATAAGGCTGTGGGGTGGAGTTCGGGATGAGGCCCAGAAAGCCGTGCCCGGCCCCTTCCCGTCCCTGTTCCCAATCCCTGTCCCCTGGTCATACCTGGCATAGCTGAGCAGTGACAGCAGAGGCGTCTCCAGCAGTTGGGCCACCAGCAGCGGGCCAGATACCTGCAGCAGCGGCACCTGCGGGT
Coding sequences within it:
- the NAPRT gene encoding nicotinate phosphoribosyltransferase: MASEEQDPEGLAAARPLLTDLYQVTMALGYWKAGRAREPAVFELFFRSSPFGGAFVLAAGLRDCVRFLQAFRLRDADVQYLASVLPPDTDPAFFEHLRTVDCSGVTVRALPEGSIAFPGVPLLQVSGPLLVAQLLETPLLSLLSYASLIATNAARLRLIAGPQKRLLEMGLRRAQGPDGGLTASTYSYLGGFDGTSNVLAGQLRGVPVAGTLAHSFVTSFSGAEVPPDPILTPASGPGPKVDLASRVDMWLERVCAQLGLGVQEPHKGERAAFVAYALAFPRAFQGLLDSYSVRRSGLPNFLAVALALGDLGYRAVGVRLDSGDLLQQAQHIRGVFQTLAAQFQAPWLESVLIAVSNNIDEKELARLAQEGSEVNLIGIGTNVVTCPRQPSLGCVYKLVSVADQPRMKLTEDPEKQTLPGSKSAFRLLDASGAPLMDLLQLAKEPAPQAGQELRVWLRGAQQPCSVCPDSVEPLLRVYFQQGQLCETLPPLAESRAFAQRSLGQLRPEHLRLQQPAEYKVVLSEQLRTLVERLRSEAPV